The genome window GAAGAGGAATATTGGTTGGTGAAGAAAAAGGGCGAGGCAGAGACCTCATCGGGAGTTTGCTCGCTCCTGAGGCGACGACCATCAAACAAGAACGCAATAGAGTTGAAATCCACAGACTGCCTATCACAGTAAGCATTCATGAGCTTGTTCAGCTGTGTGCTTCTCTTGATCCTGAAAAACACCTCATTTCCGTCCTACAAAAATTGGTCAACTTCAGAGACCCCGTATACTGGAATATGGATTATTGTCACTCAGAAATTTTTCCACACGAACTTTGAGGATACGTGACCAACTTTGGCTATATAAAATTAGCCAAAACAAGCAAGAAGATGAACTAactagtaaaaataaaatcacacaagaaagaacaaaaagcaGAGAGTTCTTAAATACTACAGACATCAATAGTTATTCTGTTTTTAGTCCGAGATAATCAGGCTTCTTTTCTTTACAGTATCATCCAAAAAGATGAGGCATGTTCTGAAATCAAAACATACAacatttatttattcaatttttgcTTTTGTTGTTTTGCCTCCTCTTTTCGAACTAACCCCTGTAGGAAGTTTAAGTTTTCAAATGATTATCAGTTAAGCCACATAAGAGAACAAAATATGGAATTAAGCATGAGAATATGAACAATAGTATGATAGAAGGGGATGGATGTTCCCAAGCAAATATACCTTTTAATACATATTAAGGTAATGGAAGCAGAATAGATTTGTATTGTTATTCACAAAGCGTAGATTTACCATGTATGCACAACACACTAATAACTATTTTTTTATGATGATGGTGTCCGGACCGGCTTGTGTGCACATCAATTATTCCACCAATGCCTCTCCCACTAGCACATGTATCTGATGACTTTGCCCACCAAGGTTTAGGCAAAAGGGAAGAAATCATCTAGTGTCTTTTGCCTATGCTGGAATTCGAACATGAGATTTCAAGGTTCTcctcccacttcattgaccactaggcaaCTAGGCCACACACTTGGGTGAACACAGTAAAAATATTTGAGTCAAATCAAGAACTAAAAAACATAACACAAGCACACTACATGGAGCAACCATATATCTACATGATATCTTCATTTCACAAGGCCTTTTTAGTTTAGTGATGAACTCTTTAACTATAGCAGATATATCGAATAAATGAGTATATTAAACTGATCGAGAACTGCCACAGCTAAAGTGACTGTGCATTGGCCCTTGCCATCAGTTGTCAGCAGGAAAAAGAAAGCTAAAGTCCATACTCTCCTAGTCTCCTTTATCTACTACCACCCATTAAAAAAATTTACTGAGTACCGTAAAATAAATTGAATATCTGAATTTCATTGGAGGTGTACAAAGGGTAACAACCTAACAGTGTATCAGGATAAAGATCCAGTTGGTTATGGAGCAATACACTATTTAATTCTACCCATCTGAGTAAATTGAGAAGaaaaaattaattcaaaatattCAAGACATTCAGAGTAAACGTGGTTTTAAGGTGGATTTCAGgatcaaatacatattttcaaCAGTAATCAAAGACCATAATCGCAAAGTACAACTACAGAAAATCCAATTTCTCCAACTAGAACGGTGCAGAACGGTTCGTGGCAACAAAATAGAAACACCAATGTACTGCCTATGAGAAAAGGAAAAGTAAAACATTCAATCAATTCAAATCTTCaatataaatttcatacaatAAATCTTAAAATGACAAAGTAATAGGACGCAGAAAACATAATAGCAGTGATTAACCCCCACTCTCAGTGACTCCAAAATTAGAAACTAACCACAAATTAGAAACCCCAAATCTTTTAGGGTACAAAACATACTTTAACCAGAGAATAGCTATAATAACAATATCCTAAAGCTCGCAGATGCAAAAAGGCAGTGTTTTAGAGTTTCTCTAAAGCTCATATACCTAAGGAAGAGTAACATATTACATGGAATGCTTTAACTGGAACTAGAACAGAAACATTATGCTGCAAAATAAGAGTTAAAAAAGAAGACATTACTAACATTTGGGAAACCAGAACGATCAAAGACAGATGCAACAAAATATAAAGGCATGCCAagcgaaaaagaaaagaaagaaatagaGGAGAAAAGCCCTAAAAGCAAAACCTAGTGTACCCCAAAACAAATTTTAAACCCTTAATAACAAAAGCCAATTGCAGAAAACTGGAAAAAACCCGAAGTGATCACTTGATTGCAGCCAAACGAAAAAAAAAAGTAAGCATACgtaaaagggagaaaaagaagagACCTGGCCCTTGACTTTGAGGTTGATATGAGCCGCCTGATCGGCTGGCTTCTTGTCCTCTTCTTGTTGAGTGACTCCTGATCCTGACATTCTCTCTTCTTCTCTTCTCACTTCTTACTTTGCTCCAATGCCCACTCCAAATATTCCTGCCATTTCTTTTTTGCTGGTGAAATCTTCTTATACCTCAGGAGTCGCGGCCTTATGAGTACACGGTCTAGATTCGTTTCTAATTTTAATCTGGCGGACGATATTGTTCCGTTCCATACGACGTCGTTACATGCCCAGCAAGGATGAAGAAAACCAAAGGACTAATATTTAAGAGGGTGTACAATTGTTTTTCTCGTAAAAAGTAAGAGAAAAACATTAATAACTTGATTACAGAAATATTTAAGTTACATAATATGTTTGTATCGAACAAATCTCGTCCGTACTTTATTCTTTGATGAACATATCGAATTAAATCGTAACTTTTATAAAAGGAATTTTTCTATAGCTACAAAATTAACATAATATTTAGTTGGTTTAGCTTGGTTTTCTATTAACAATAAATAACTAGATATTTTATAAAAAGTATACAAATCCAGTTAAAagttataatttatatacaaaagttaaggacaagggGTGTAGGTGCTTGAAGCGGTGTCACGTGATACCGCTTCGTCAAAAATTTTTGTGATCCGtatgtaaaaataataaataaaattaaaatattgcgTATGAATATTAAAAATGACACCGCTTGCCattacaataatttattcatttgTTCACTTCTTTAAATATTGACACTGCTTATGAAAATTCATGTGTATGTCATTGGAATGTAATTTTTTTGTCATGCATAATACGATCAAAAGCTATACTTTGTacataattttttattatatagaATCAGTCAAACATATACAACTTACATACAAGTTGCATACAACTTGAATTCAATTATGTTAGTTGTATATTATTTGTACACCCGATATACAATTTGTATACAATTTATTTATGTCTTCCTTTTCGAGTTTCATTCTGAAATTCCAACCAAATCCAACTTGAGTTTTCACCGAACTCCCTCAAAGTTGAGATTAAACTTCAAAGAATATTCTCAGTCATTTGCAATAACATCTAATCTAAACAAATAACAATTTCACAAATTTTGATTTTCTAATTTAAAGTTTTGAAACTTTTTAATGACTATTAATGAAGCTTTTAATAAATTGTATGTTTATTTAGCACTAGTAACTAGTAAGTGTATTCTTTTAAGTTTTTCTTTGTAAATATTATTGTAGTTATTTCAATTTTGGCTTCAAAAATTTTAGAAAATGATATATCGCTTCACCTAGTTTTATTTTACgtaaaaaaaaatgaatgaatAAGTAATTAATTTGTAGTCTAGGATCTTCTAATTACGAAAAGCGTGAATTTTCTTTTGATGTCTTGTGTTAAGGATAAGAAGTGGCACTTTTGGAATGAAGCTTGTAAGTTTGCATTTTAGATTCAGCTTTATAACGAATACGAGTTGTGACTAACGTTATTTCCTAAACGTTTGTTAGCTCAGAATGTACTGTACGCATGTAAATAGCATCCCACATATGTGATTTGCACATTTATAATATTCTCATAAGAATAGCATTTAAGTAAAACTATATTTAGCCAAAAGTACActtcttgaaaaaaaaaattgtattgtTACTTGCCCCAGTAAGAAAAGGATAAACGAAACCAAAAGATTAATAGGTGCACAATCATATTTTCTCTTCAAAAGTAAATAAGAGaaaaacaataatttatttacatAAAAATTAAGCTACATGCCTACATCTAATGTTTGTATTAAATTTACATGTCATTTAATTCATTTACACATGATAACTAGTATTTGTTTTTTTTGGTATAACTATCGATTTAGAGGGAAAGCGTTCCTTATTATCATAATATTTTTATTCTCATAGCTCAAATACGTGATCTATGAATAAGGATGGAGAGATCTTATATATCTCACTACATCTCTGAAAGAATGATTAAAAGTTTTCTTATAATTCAATCAGTTTGCCATTTTCAAGGTTTCCTAAAAATGCTTTTATCGGATGGCACGATTTAATGTTAACAAATTTTTCGAATTTTAGTCACTATCGTTCTTCTATATCAAATTGATCCCAGATTTTCGTTAAATGAAATATAACAATTGCGTCATCAAAGGATGTGATAAAGTAGCAAGTAGTCGTATATTCTTAACATGCTTGAGTTTTGGCCTATGGGTATGGAGTCACCTAAAGAAGGAGGGACTTTACCCCTCTTTCTCTAAAAGTAGGACTTTTCAACGCGAATTCAAATTGATTGGACCCCAAAATGAATATCAAATATCGAGAACCAGCTAAAAAAAATAGATACAACATTTCCATTTGTTTCCATATAAAACTTAGTAACTAGCATATTAAAATTCTGAAACAGATGCGGGTATTCTTATGCGAATCCGGAAGAAAATAAccatttaggggtcgtttggtatgaggtataagAAGGTATAGTGCTGGTATAAAACTTTAATACTATcttaatactttgtttggttagcaaaCCTGGTATTAGTTATCCCGGGATTAAAATTAGTACCGGGATAACTTATATCTTGTAGAGGGTGGAGTAATTAGtgtcgggataacttataccttcttcttagaaattatgcaatTGTCATTTTTAATATAACATACCAAACaatggataaaaaataatatcatAATAACTAATCTCAACATAACTTATTCCGACATAAGCCGTATTCAAACCAAAAGACCCTTAATGAGCCATGAATATTGAACTGGCAGGAACCATCGAGCTGTCACCCTGTTCGATTCATATACTCCCAAGTGATATAGGAGTTTCGGGCCAGCCCACTTGGAGTTAACGGCCTACGGAATTCAGCTTTTTGTTTTTCCTTGaagaattaatttaaataatcgTTTACTTaatcgcttaaactaaaaataataaatgaatattatatatatatatatattatatataattaatgtataatttatatataccgattaaaaaaatatataacgaATCTGACATGCTATATGTGTAAAGATCCATCCTCTCTCATTTAGAAACAACTGCAaataggggtgttcatggtttggTTCGCATCTATTTTTTCCTAAACA of Nicotiana tomentosiformis chromosome 7, ASM39032v3, whole genome shotgun sequence contains these proteins:
- the LOC104117679 gene encoding small ubiquitin-related modifier 1-like, giving the protein MSGSGVTQQEEDKKPADQAAHINLKVKGQDGNEVFFRIKRSTQLNKLMNAYCDRQSVDFNSIAFLFDGRRLRSEQTPDELEMEDGDEIDAMLHQTGGSLG